Proteins encoded by one window of Haliotis asinina isolate JCU_RB_2024 chromosome 6, JCU_Hal_asi_v2, whole genome shotgun sequence:
- the LOC137286146 gene encoding receptor-type tyrosine-protein phosphatase delta-like: protein MMTTSLWYRVLLVEVIFLAGIQSSSCLTSPTPIIPGLGEHCTTECSPPEMVECVHNVCQCKPPLVSTGTFCVSEPGEIEVFNATDVTNSSVSLSWEAPQTLGVIQYYHIVFTTNGMCFLQVVQKCTEISRQPQGCMITYVSPLNDCQGDISYNVSSLLPYTNYSVSISARNDIYSGPNTTLFIQTEISAPLEPSRVYANVLNASTIKVSWTQPRQDNGPTWYNVTVWEATGRLSSNFSIKTVIRVDGFNTTSLEVPGLLSSWKYTFTVTAYTPAGSAHAPNASEVVMTFPAEPGPVENLTATAVPEPYFGTILTWNCPKEKQRNGRIVNYTIHYKGDVSREEHYGSYKPEDPCMDTKSMFVPMAPVINYTFTVFANAEFKGEKKSIISRMDPERIVYVLPARTNKTSDSSGTVLVVAVVCGTIIAILLGLVALLVIHTRILPSRRMKYAQRKESAGMDNKSYRSINTDQNVEKPYMR, encoded by the exons ATGATGACAACCTCTCTGTGGTACCGCGTCCTTTTAGTGGAAGTCATCTTTCTAGCTGGGATTCAG AGCTCATCATGTTTGACATCGCCAACACCTATCATCCCCGGTCTTGGTGAGCACTGCACGACGGAATGCAGTCCCCCCGAAATGGTGGAGTGTGTGCACAACGTGTGTCAGTGTAAACCTCCCCTGGTCAGTACTGGCACTTTTTGCGTCAGCG aACCAGGAGAAATTGAGGTCTTCAATGCTACCGATGTGACGAATTCCTCTGTATCGCTGTCTTGGGAAGCGCCCCAAACACTCGGGGTTATACAGTATTATCATATAGTTTTCACAACAAATGGAATGTGTTTTCTTCAAGTTGTGCAAAAGTGCACGGAGATTTCGAGACAGCCG CAAGGATGCATGATCACATATGTGAGTCCTCTCAACGATTGTCAGGGCGACATATCTTACAACGTATCGTCGCTTCTTCCATATACAAACTACTCCGTCAGCATCAGTGCCAGAAATGATATTTATAGTGGACCAAATACAACGTTGTTCATACAAACAGAAATATCAG cCCCTTTAGAACCAAGTCGCGTTTATGCAAACGTTCTGAACGCCTCCACTATCAAGGTAAGCTGGACACAGCCGAGACAAGACAACGGTCCCACCTGGTACAATGTCACAGTATGGGAGGCAACTGGGAGGCTCTCGTCGAACTTCTCCATCAAGACTGTAATACGGGTCGATG GGTTCAACACAACGTCACTTGAGGTACCAGGTCTCCTAAGTTCGTGGAAGTACACGTTCACGGTGACAGCTTACACTCCCGCGGGCTCTGCGCATGCTCCAAACGCGTCAGAGGTCGTAATGACTTTCCCAGCAG AGCCTGGCCCTGTTGAAAACCTCACAGCCACCGCTGTACCCGAGCCCTACTTTGGCACGATACTCACGTGGAACTGTCCCAAGGAGAAACAGAGGAATGGGCGTATAGTGAACTACACTATACATTACAAGGGCGat GTGTCCAGGGAAGAGCATTACGGGAGCTACAAACCTGAGGATCCCTGCATGGACACGAAGTCTATGTTCGTGCCGATGGCGCCTGTCATCAATTACACATTTACA GTCTTTGCAAATGCGGAATTTAAGGGCGAAAAGAAATCAATTATTTCAAGAATGGATCCTGAGC GTATAGTGTACGTGCTGCCAGCAAGGACCAATAAAACATCCGAct CCTCCGGCACTGTGCTCGTTGTCGCAGTTGTCTGTGGAACCATCATTGCCATTCTTCTTGGTCTGGTCGCATTGTTGGTTATACACAC GCGCATCCTTCCATCTAGGAGAATGAAGTATGCTCAGAGAAAAGAGTCTGCTGGAATGGACAACAAATCGTACAGAAGTATTAACACTGACCAGAACGTGGAGAAGCCTTACATGAGATGA
- the LOC137286127 gene encoding neogenin-like: protein MDIRWGFMFTSLSVAALLATSTSDTTTTEEPADVPGKVNNLKTTEITSTSIGLSWSASSSDVPFTQYVIFTSRGGNCEQAVYIVCPPGDAIYAGAHCQNVIAGPTLTYDECHGNMTFNVTNLQSNTDYVVTVAAAANFTVGENSTVTDKTAIGIPAEPKNLRGTVQNQSAILVEWDVPSHNPGPMWYNVTILRELDRTSSNFIWNGYYYVEGQNSSSVEVTGLMSSWRYMFAITASTKAGTSHMATSKPVRTLPSVPGEVQNIRVKYDHDQYLAVRLTWECPPEKMRNGRITSYTISYTGNISMTLTAGSFYPEDPCTDPHAVYLPVIPDGKYIVEISANAEFQGNKSLIIFVADRDKMSFKLPSFTNTTVSTSDSRSLVIASATCGSVIVILFVAIIALYLTRTRGFTSGDKRYLVG from the exons ATGGATATCAGATGGGGTTTTATGTTTACTTCTCTAAGCGTCGCAGCGTTACTTGCG ACATCAACGTCAGATACTACTACAACAGAAGAACCTGCTGATG TCCCAGGTAAAGTGAACAATTTGAAGACAACAGAGATAACATCTACGTCTATTGGACTGTCATGGTCGGCCTCATCAAGCGATGTTCCCTTCACCCAATACGTCATCTTCACAAGCAGGGGAGGCAACTGTGAACAAGCTGTCTACATCGTTTGTCCTCCCGGCGATGCGATCTATGCAGGT GCTCACTGCCAAAACGTAATTGCAGGCCCGACTCTGACGTATGATGAATGCCATGGCAACATGACCTTCAACGTCACTAACCTACAGTCCAACACTGACTACGTTGTCACTGTCGCTGCTGCCGCCAATTTCACAGTAGGGGAAAACTCTACAGTCACAGATAAGACAGCTATTGGAA TTCCAGCAGAGCCGAAAAACCTTCGCGGAACAGTCCAGAACCAGTCCGCCATTTTGGTTGAATGGGATGTCCCCTCACACAACCCTGGGCCAATGTGGTATAATGTCACTATTCTAAGAGAGCTAGACAGGACGTCTAGCAACTTTATTTGGAATGGTTATTACTACGTTGAAG GTCAGAACAGCAGTTCCGTCGAGGTGACAGGCTTGATGAGCTCCTGGAGGTACATGTTCGCCATTACAGCCAGCACCAAAGCTGGAACCTCCCACATGGCAACATCCAAACCTGTCAGAACCCTTCCCTCTG TTCCAGGTGAAGTACAGAATATCCGTGTAAAGTATGACCACGATCAATACCTGGCCGTCAGACTTACCTGGGAATGTCCTCCCGAGAAGATGAGGAATGGGCGCATCACAAGCTACACAATCTCCTATACAGGCAAT ATATCCATGACGTTGACGGCAGGAAGCTTCTACCCAGAGGATCCGTGTACCGACCCACATGCGGTTTATCTCCCCGTCATCCCTGATGGGAAGTACATTGTTGAG ATATCGGCGAACGCTGAATTCCAAGGAAACAAATCATTAATCATTTTTGTAGCTGACCGTGATA aaatgtccttTAAATTACCATCGTTTACTAACACAACTGTGTCGACATCAG ATTCCCGCAGCCTTGTCATTGCATCCGCCACATGTGGCTCCGTAATAGTCATCCTCTTTGTCGCCATCATTGCTCTTTATCTAA CAAGAACAAGAGGTTTCACGTCAGGAGACAAACGGTATTTGGTGGGCTGA